One Triticum dicoccoides isolate Atlit2015 ecotype Zavitan chromosome 5B, WEW_v2.0, whole genome shotgun sequence genomic window carries:
- the LOC119310041 gene encoding tuliposide A-converting enzyme b3, amyloplastic-like, translating to MDSGSTEILVENGCFRLYKDGHIDRLGGTDHVPAGFDADTGVTSKDVVIDAVTGVAVRLYLPDVHAAESDGPDISTAAVTKLPVVVFFHGGYFIVGSAGCPKHHRYVNSLAADARAIVVSVDYRLAPEHLLPAAYDDSWAALNWAVSGADPWLSEHGELGRVFLAGASAGGNIAHNMAIAAGASGLFAAATRLEGAVLLHPSFSGEQRIETESEEYRASVKMRCSVIFPGARGGLDDPRMNPTADGAPSLRTLPCERMLVCAASEDARLPRVRAYYDAVKSSRWSGQVEWFESEGKGHAFFVDEHGCREAVALMERVAGFIAGH from the coding sequence ATGGATTCCGGGAGCACGGAGATCCTCGTTGAAAACGGCTGCTTCCGACTATACAAGGACGGCCACATCGACCGTCTCGGAGGCACGGACCACGTGCCCGCCGGCTTCGACGCCGACACCGGCGTCACCTCCAAAGACGTCGTAATCGACGCCGTCACCGGCGTCGCCGTTCGCCTCTACCTGCCAGACGTCCATGCCGCTGAATCCGACGGCCCCGACATCAGTACAGCCGCAGTCACGAAGCTCCCGGTCGTCGTCTTCTTCCACGGCGGTTACTTCATCGTCGGATCAGCCGGCTGCCCTAAGCACCACCGCTACGTGAACTCGCTGGCCGCCGACGCCCGCGCCATCGTCGTCTCCGTCGACTACCGCCTCGCGCCCGAGCACCTGCTCCCGGCGGCCTACGACGACTCCTGGGCCGCGCTCAACTGGGCGGTGTCCGGCGCCGACCCGTGGCTGTCCGAGCACGGCGAACTCGGCCGCGTCTTCCTGGCCGGCGCCAGCGCCGGCGGGAACATAGCCCACAACATGGCCATCGCGGCCGGCGCGAGTGGCCTCTTCGCCGCGGCGACACGCCTAGAGGGCGCGGTCTTGCTCCACCCGTCGTTCAGCGGCGAGCAGAGGATCGAGACGGAGTCAGAGGAGTACAGGGCGAGCGTCAAGATGAGGTGCTCCGTGATCTTCCCCGGCGCGAGAGGCGGGCTGGACGACCCGAGGATGAACCCGACGGCCGACGGCGCGCCGAGCCTGCGGACGCTGCCGTGCGAGAGGATGCTGGTGTGCGCGGCGTCGGAGGACGCGAGGCTGCCGAGGGTGCGGGCGTACTACGACGCCGTGAAGTCCAGCAGGTGGTCTGGGCAAGTGGAGTGGTTCGAGTCGGAAGGCAAGGGGCACGCCTTCTTCGTCGACGAGCATGGCTGCCGCGAGGCGGTTGCGCTCATGGAACGAGTGGCTGGTTTCATCGCCGGCCATTGA
- the LOC119310044 gene encoding NF-kappa-B-activating protein-like has product MSRTGSRLASSVVRLPGRSRVSASPSPRRRSLSPSPSPRRQRRRDRSPIPSRDRRGERSPVPSRDRRRDRSPSPYRDRRRDRSPSPFRDRRRQWSPYHNERGRDMDRVRDVEPPARRGGGGGGEWSASDDDDEDLKGLTYFEYRRVKRQKLRKSLKKCIWKVTPSPPRRDDEADEYQYSEEEEEKKESPKKDSSEKSDVEENKDSSESESDESGSLSDSSESDYSRKKKKGRKDRRSSSKRSRRSHRRHRKSDVESESDSKVDEDSEGSYDSEDSRDKKRSKRSRRHKKSKRRGRSSRRKKSKSLDVPSDVSSEEVEVLGSSPISTDSKKTGKSSRKKSSSQSDSEGSIPSDAIIDEKEIEETDEPEIDPEAIKFKEMLEAQKKAALENEMPVGPMPLPRADGHISYGGALRPGEGDAIAQYVQQGKRIPRRGEVGLSADEIQKFEDLGYVMSGSRHQRMNAIRIRKENQVYSAEDKRALAMFNYEEKSKREHKVMADLQRLVSRTIGQETGPSHDPFATTDD; this is encoded by the coding sequence ATGTCTCGCACGGGGAGCCGCCTCGCGTCCTCCGTGGTGCGCCTCCCCGGCCGCTCCCGCGTCTCCGCTtcgccctcccctcgccgccgctccCTGTCCCCGTCGCCCTCCccgcgccgccagcgccgccgcgaCCGGTCCCCCATCCCCTCCCGCGACCGCCGCGGCGAGAGGTCCCCCGTCCCCTCTCGCGACCGCCGCCGCGACCGATCCCCTAGCCCCTATCGCGACCGGCGCCGCGACCGGTCCCCTAGCCCCTTCCGTGACCGCCGCCGCCAGTGGTCTCCCTACCACAATGAGCGTGGCCGGGACATGGACCGGGTTCGGGACGTGGAGCCGCCGGCGCGCcgtggcggcggtggaggaggcgaaTGGTCCgcctccgacgacgacgacgaggatctcAAGGGCCTCACCTACTTTGAGTACCGCCGCGTCAAGCGCCAGAAGCTCCGCAAAAGCCTGAAGAAGTGCATCTGGAAAGTCACGCCCAGCCCTCCTCGCCGTGACGACGAGGCCGACGAGTACCAGtacagcgaggaggaggaggagaagaaggaatcgCCGAAGAAGGACTCATCCGAGAAGAGCGATGTGGAGGAGAACAAGGACTCGTCGGAATCTGAGTCCGATGAGTCTGGTAGCTTATCTGATTCCAGTGAATCAGATTAttctaggaagaaaaagaaagggcGTAAGGACAGACGTTCTAGCAGCAAGCGTAGCCGACGTTCACATCGTCGCCACAGGAAGTCTGATGTGGAGAGTGAGAGTGATAGCAAGGTTGATGAGGATTCAGAGGGTTCCTATGACTCTGAAGATTCTAGGGATAAGAAGAGGAGCAAGAGATCACGGAGGCACAAAAAGTCTAAGAGGAGGGGAAGGAGCtctaggaggaagaagagtaagagtcTGGATGTACCATCTGATGTTagctctgaggaggtggaggttttAGGCTCTAGCCCTATCTCAACGGACAGCAAGAAAACGGgtaagagctcaaggaagaagagtaGCAGTCAGTCTGATTCTGAAGGTTCGATCCCTTCTGATGCCATCATTGATGAAAAGGAAATTGAAGAGACAGATGAGCCAGAGATTGACCCAGAGGCAATTAAGTTCAAGGAAATGCTTGAGGCCCAGAAGAAGGCTGCACTAGAGAATGAGATGCCGGTTGGACCAATGCCACTCCCGCGTGCAGATGGTCATATTAGCTATGGTGGTGCACTGAGACCCGGTGAAGGTGATGCCATTGCACAGTATGTACAGCAGGGGAAGCGTATCCCACGGCGTGGTGAGGTTGGTCTGTCTGCAGATGAGATTCAGAAGTTCGAAGATTTGGGGTATGTGATGAGTGGAAGCAGGCACCAGAGGATGAATGCTATCCGTATAAGGAAGGAAAACCAGGTTTATAGTGCAGAGGATAAGAGAGCGCTGGCCATGTTTAACTACGAGGAGAAGTCAAAGAGAGAGCACAAAGTTATGGCTGATTTGCAGCGCTTGGTTTCAAGAACCATTGGCCAAGAGACAGGACCTTCGCATGATCCATTTGCTACTACAGATGACTGA